The proteins below come from a single Octopus sinensis linkage group LG10, ASM634580v1, whole genome shotgun sequence genomic window:
- the LOC115216622 gene encoding uncharacterized protein LOC115216622, with translation MQKYLILACCFLIFNAGRSQARSIKYDRIRDYMSTMPRDIIGKNMAMIPDYPTMPAEDIYKKSMMDIIGKNMAMIPDYATIPADAYNKRSIKSKKSAMIADYATIPADAYNKRSMKGKKSAMIADYATIPADASIMQSRPMADHYIQEIRMGMKDIDFRPVTAIPPNIALRPIETIGKKSAIADYAAIPAEDIYKKSMIDKIGKNMAMIPDYAAIPADAYSMRSMMNYMPTEYIYEIE, from the coding sequence caGGAAGATCTCAAGCAAGGTCGATCAAATATGACAGGATTCGCGATTATATGAGTACGATGCCGCGGGATATAATAGGCAAAAATATGGCGATGATACCCGATTATCCGACTATGCCAGCAGAAGACATCTATAAAAAGTCAATGATGGATATAATAGGCAAGAATATGGCCATGATACCCGATTATGCGACCATACCTGCAGATGCCTACAATAAAAGATCAATTAAAAGCAAGAAAAGTGCGATGATAGCCGATTATGCGACAATACCTGCAGATGCTTACAATAAAAGATCAATGAAAGGCAAGAAAAGTGCGATGATAGCCGATTATGCGACTATACCTGCAGATGCTTCCATTATGCAATCAAGGCCAATGGCGGACCATTATATCCAGGAAATACGCATGGGAATGAAAGACATTGACTTTCGTCCAGTCACAGCCATTCCTCCAAACATTGCCTTACGTCCAATTGAGACGATAGGCAAGAAAAGTGCGATAGCCGATTATGCGGCTATACCTGCAGAAGACATCTATAAAAAATCAATGATAGATAAGATAGGCAAGAATATGGCCATGATACCCGATTATGCGGCTATACCTGCAGATGCCTACAGTATGAGATCAATGATGAACTACATGCCGACAGAATATATCTATGAAATAGAATGA